The Kribbella jejuensis genome segment GAGATCATCATCCGTGGGCGTTTGACGGCCGTTCTCGATCTTGGACACCTTCGACGGCGGCCAGCCCAGCGACTCCGCGAACTGCCGCCCGGTCGTACCCGCTGACTGGCGGAGCTGGCGGAGTCGCCTGCCGAGGGCTGTACGAGCCTCGTGGACGCTAACTGCGTCCGATGTATTGGCTGGCAAAGTCGTCCCGTCGTACTGCTCGGTGCCAGGCGGTGTCCCGCCAGTAATTGTGCTGCACGATCTGCGCCGGGTCGCTGATCAGCTCGGTGCCGAGGAACGTGTCGTTGTCGTCGAAGTTCATCCGTACGACGGTTCTCGAATCGAACAACCAATAGTCGTGCTTGGGTACGCCGTCGTTGTCGGCCTGCTCGCGCGGCAGGTAACGGATGTCTTCTCCGGCGGCGGTGGTGAACTGCGAGCACCACACACCGAAGCGGGTGTAGTCGGTCAAGGGAACGGTCACGACACGAACCCGCGCAAACCGGCGTCCGCTCGCAGTCGCGCCCCGAACCAGGTCGAGCCACTCGCCCAGCCAGGCCGGTTCATCCCGGTTGCCGGCCAGGTACTGCGCGAGCGGTTCGGCCTCATCGGGCTCGTTGTAGCGGTCACGGACCTCGAGCCGGAACGCGGTGTGCTCGAAGCTGTTGAGCAACTCCCAGAGCGAGGGCTCGCTGCTCAGCGGTCCTGCTCCTCGAGGTAGCGGAGCGCGTACATCTTCAGTACGTCCTCCGGGATCTCGATCAGGGTCTCGTGGTCTGGGACCGGGGCGACAGCGTTCACATCCGCCAGCACCTCCGGGTCCGTGACCTTCCAGCCCTGCGCGATGTAGGTCACCCGATCGGTGCGGTCGGTCGCGAACAACGTCGGCGAGCTGCTGGTCTGGGAGTTCGGGTCCTTGCCGAGGAAACGAGCGCGCATGAAGGGCCTCCTTGCTCGAAATCTGGAGAAATCCGGCTCATCATGATGATGTCGCCGCTCGTCCCCCGGCGCAACATTTGTCGGCGAGTGCGGGTGTGGAGGGCGTCAGACCTACCGGCTTTGGTGAGTTTGAGCCCGATCCGTAGCGGACGCATGCGGGTGGGCAAGGCATCGGTCATCGCTGCGTTGAGTCCGCTCTCGGACGGCCGCGCCCCGGCGACCGCCTGCGGACCTCGGCGTTTGGTGATCACGTCGGCCCGGTCGTACGGGGCGGTCGCACGCGAGCGCAGCGAGCAAATCGCGGGCGCTAGCCCGCAGTCGACGGCGGGAGCCGGCAGGTCGCGGGCGGCAGCCCGCTGTTGGGCGGCGGGAGCCGGCAGGGACGGCGTCAGCCGGGGGAGGGTGGGGTGCGCGCGGAGCGGGTGCGGGAGGGAGCGGAGCGACCGGAGCATCTGCGGAGCGCGCGGGGGGCTTACTACCTGATGCGCATGCCGGAGATTGCGCGGGCGATCACCAAGCGTTGGATTTCGGAGGTGCCTTCGAAGATGGTGTAGATCTTGGCGTCTCGGTGCATGCGTTCGACCGGGTATTCGCGGGTGTAGCCGTTGCCGCCGAGGATTTGGATGGCTTCTTCGGTGACTTTTACGGCTACTTCGCCGGCCTTCAGTTTGGCCATGGAGCCTTCGCCGTGGCGGTAGTCGGGGGTTTCGCCGCGCATGAGGGCGGCGGACATGTTGGCGGCTCGCCAGACCAGCAGCCTTGCGGCGTCGATTTCCAGGGCCATGTCGGCGAGTTTGAAGGCGATGCCCTGGTTGTCGATGATCGGGCGGCCGAACTGTTCGCGGGTTTTGGCGTAGTCGAGGGCTACTTCGTAGGCGGCGCGGGCGATGCCGACGGCTTGGGCGCCGACGATGTGGCGGGTCATTTCGAAGGTGGCCATCGAGGCGTTGCGGCCGGTCGAGCCGGCAGCGTTGGGACCGGCAGTACGCGCGGCGGCTTCGCGGGCTCGGGCGAGGCGTTCGTCGAGTTTTTCCTTGCCGCCGAGGACGTTGGCGGCCGGGATACGGACGTTGTCGAAGAAGACGTCGGCGGTGTGCGATGCGCGCAGGCCGTGCTTCTTCAACTTCGTACCCTGCTCGAGACCGCGAACCTCCGACTTGGGTACGACGAACGCCGCCTGGCCCTTCGTACCGAGCGACGGGTCGACTGTGGCGACGACCACGTGGATGTCCGCGATGCCGCCGTTCGTGGCCCAGGCCTTCTGACCGTTGATGACCCACTCACCAGAAGCCTCATCAAAAACAGCACGAGTACGAATGGCCGAGACGTCCGAGCCGGCGCCGGGTTCGGACGAGCAGAAGGCGGCGACGCGTACGTCGTCAGGGGTGCCGTAGCACCGCGGCATCCACTGGCTCCACTGTTCCGGCGTACCGTTCGAGAAGATGGCCGATGATGCCAGACCGGTGCCCTTCAACGACATACCGATGCCGGCGTCGCCCCAGAACAGTTCCTCGTGGACGAGCGGCATCAGCAGGCCGGACGGGTCGACGAACAGGTTGATGTTGGCGTCGAGACCGTACAGACCGATCTTCGCGGCCTCCTGGATCACCGGCCACGGGGTCTCCTCGCGCTCGTCCCACTCCGCGGCGGCCGGCCGGATCACATCGGCGGCGAAGGAGTGCGCCCAGTCGCGGATCTCCTTCTGCTCCTCGTTCAGCGCCAGCGAGAAGGGGCTCCAGCCCGGCTTGGAACGCTCGGAGCCGAGTTCACCGGCCAGTGCCATCACGTCGGCGGAGACAACAGGGTCGCTCATCAGGTCCTCACAGCTGCGGGGATGTTACCGATGAGTGTAACTGTCGTTTGCACCAAGGGGTACCACTGTGGCTAAGATCGATCCATGAGCTCCGCGCTGCTCGCGATCGGACGCCGCCGGACCACGGCGGAGCGCCGTCGCGACCGGGAGCGGGACATCATCCGCGCCACCCGGGAGCTGTTCGACGAGCGCGGCACGATCGACGCCCAGATCGACGATATCGCCAAGCGGGTCGGGATCAACAAGGCGCTGATCTACCGGCACTTCGCCGGCAAGGAGGAGCTGTTCGCGCTCACCCTCGTCGACTACCTCCAGGAGCTCGACGAACGCCTGGAAGAAAATGACGGCCCGCGAAGGGCGCCGCTGAACAGGCTCAAGGCGCTCAGCGAGACGTTCGTCGACTTCTGCCTCGGCTACCCGGCCTTCACCGATTGCGCGATGAGCCTGTTGAGAAGGACCGGCGAGGAGCTGTTCGGCGAGATCACCGAGCCGGTGATGGTCAAACTCGGTACGGCGATGGCGGCGCCGCTGGACCGGATCGCCGCCGTCCTCAAGGCCGGCCAGCGCACCGGGGTGTTCGACGAGGTGGACACGGCGTACCTGGCGAACCATCTGTACACCCAGACCCTGGGGTCGTTGCACATGGCAAGGGTCGGGCTGATCGTGTCGGGCAGCCAACCGGGACACCCGGTGGTGCATCATGCCGATGTCGGCACCGTCCGGTCGACGGCGATCACCGCCACGCTCGCCACCGCGGTCGGCCGCAAGGCCCTGAATCACAAGGCCGCAGTGGGCCAGAAGGCCGCGGTAGGCCAGAAAGCTCTGCCAACCAAGAAGACCCGCTCCGCAAGCACTAGAGCAGGAGAGACATCGTGACCGAACCGCGCAAGGTGGCCGTGGTCGCCGGTAACCGGATCCCGTTCGCCCGGCAGGACAAGACCTACCGGCACGCCTCGAACTCCGACATGCTCACCGCCGCGCTGAACGGTCTCGTCGACCGGACCGGCCTCGGCGGGCAGGAGGTCGGCGAGGTGGTGGCCGGCGCGGTCCTCAAGCACGCCCGCGACTGGAACATGGTGCGCGAGGTGGTGCTCGGGTCGAAGCTGGCCCCGACCACCCCGGCGTACGACATCCAGCAGGCGTGTGGCACCGGGCTGGAGGCCGCGATCCTGGTCGGCAACAAGATCGCGCTCGGCCAGATCGACGCGGGTATCGCCGGCGGCGTCGACACCGCGTCCGACGCCCCACTGAGCGTCAACGACCACCTGCGCAACATCCTCCTGGACCTGAACCGGGCGAAGACGTACCCGGACCGCCTCAAGGTGCTGGCCCGCGTCCGCCCGAAGGACGTCGTACCGGAGATCCCGCGCAACGCCGAGCCGCGGACCCGGAAGTCGATGGGTGAGCACGCCGCGCTGACCGCGCTGGAGTGGGGTATCACCCGCGAGGCGCAGGACGAGCTCGCCTACCGGTCCCACATGAACCTGGCCGCCGCGTACGACCGGGGCTTCCAGCAGGACCTGATCACGCCGTACCTGGGTCTCGAGAAGGACCAGAACCTCAGGCCCGACACGACACTCGAGAAGCTGGCGAAGCTGAAGCCCGTCTTCGGCCAGGGCGAGACCGCGACGATGACGGCCGGCAACTCCACGCCGCTGACCGACGGCGCCTCGACAGTGCTGCTGTCGACCGACGAATGGGCCGAGCAGCACGGGCTGCGGCCGCTGGCGTACCTCACGCACTCCCAGACCGCCGCGGTCGACTACGTGAAGGGCGCCGAAGGTCTCCTGATGGCTCCTGCCTACGCGGTGCCGAGGATGCTCCAACGGGCAGGCCTGACGCTGCAGGACTTCGACTACTACGAGATCCATGAGGCGTTCGCGTCCCAGGTGCTGGCCACCCTGAAGGCGTGGGAGGATCCGATCTTCTGCAAGGAACGGCTCGGCCTGGACGCTCCGCTCGGCGAGGTCGACCGGGACAAGCTGAACGTGAACGGCAGCTCGCTGGCCGCGGGCCATCCGTTCGCCGCGACCGGCGGGCGGATCGTCGCCGCGCTGGCCAAGCAACTGGACGAGAACGGTGGCGGCCGCGGTCTGATCTCGATCTGCGCCGCGGGTGGCCAGGGTGTCGTCGCCATCCTCGAGAAGTAGGAGTTGAGATGACGGATCGCTACCAGACCTTCACCCGGACACCGCTCGGCAAGACCCTGGTGAAGAACCTCGGCCTGCCCGACCCGATGCCGCTGCCCCGCTGGTACGAGGGCGCCCCGGTGATCGACGGTACGGTCGTCTTCGGCGCGATCGGCGAGACCGACGCCGGCAAGGCGATCCAGGCCCTGCTGCGCGACATCGGCGCCTCGTTCAGTACGGCGACCGAAGGCGTCGCGTCCAGCGAGATCCGCCCAAAGGCGCTGGTCTTCGACGCGACCGGCGCGACCTCGACCGCGGACCTGAGCAGCCTGCAGCGGTTCTTCTCCCCCGTGATCCGTCAGCTCGCCCCGGCGGGCCGCGTGATCGTCATCGGCCGTACGCCGGAACTCGCCGGCTCCACCGACCAGCACGTCGCGCAGCGCGCGCTGGAGGGCTTCACCCGCAGCCTCGGCAAGGAGGTGAAGCGCGGCGCGACGGTCAACCTGGTGTACGTCGCTCCCGACGCGCACGAGCAGCTCGACTCCACGCTGCGCTTCTTCCTCTCCCCCAAGTCGGCGTACGTCGACGGTCAGGTCGCCCGGATCGGCACCGGCCCGCTGGTCAGCAACGATCCGCATCGGCCGCTGGCCGGTCGTACGGCGCTCGTCACCGGCGCGGCCCGCGGGATCGGCGCCGCCATCGCGGACACCCTCGCCCGCGACGGCGCGACCGTGATCGGTGTCGACGTACCGCAGAACGCGGACCCGCTGCGCAAGGTGATCTCGAAGATCGGCGGTACCGAACTCCTCCTCGACGTGACCGCCGTCGACGCCGCGCAGCGGATCGCGGCGCACGCGCACGACCAGCACGGCGGCCTCGACATCGTCGTCCACAACGCCGGCATCACCCGCGACCGGCGGCTGGTGAACATGCGGACCGACGCCTGGGATGCTGTCCTCGACGTCAACCTGCGCGCTCCCGAGCGGATCACCAAGCATCTGGTCGAATCCGGCACGCTCCGCGACGGCGGCTCGATCGTCGGCGTCTCGTCGATGGCCGGGATCGCGGGCAACAACGGCCAGACGAACTACGCGACCTCGAAGGCCGGCGTGATCGGCCTGGTGCAGGCGCTCGCGCCGGTGCTGGCCGAGAAGCAGATCCGGATCAACGCGGTCGCGCCCGGGTTCATCGAGACCGAGATGACCGCGAAGATCCCGTTCGCGATCCGCGAGGTCGGCCGCCGGCTGAACTCGCTGCAACAGGGCGGCCTGCCGATCGACGTCGCGGAGACGATCGCCTGGTTCGCGGATCCGGCGTCCGCGGGCGTGACCGGCAACGTGGTCCGCGTCTGCGGCCAGAGCCTGCTGGGTGCCTGAGATGCCCACCCGGCGGTACGACGACTCCCCCGGCCTCGGTTCGCTGTACGCGCGGACCGTCAAAGCCACCCTCCGCCGCGCCGACTACGAGCCGACCGAGGACGGCCTCACGCTCGAACTGCCGCGGTCCGCGATCGACCAGGACCACCTGCAGGCGTATCGAGAAGTCACCGGGTTCGCGGCGGGGCCCGCGCTCCCACCGACGTACCCGCACGTCCTGGCCTTCCCGCTGCACTTGGACCTGATGTCCGACCCGTCGTTCCCGTACAAGCCGATGGGGATCGTGCACCTGTCCAACACGATCACGCAAGCGCAGCCGATCCCGTTGCACGCCGAGCCGTCGATCCGCGTGCACAGTACGCCGGAACGCCCGCATCAGAAGGGCACCGTGTTCGACGTGGTCAGCGAGGTCTTCGTCGACCAGGAACTGGTGTGGAGCGACCTGACCACGCTGCTCAGCCGCTCGGCCGGTACGCCGGACGCGCACGCCGACCTGCTCACCGACCCGGTGCTCAGCGCGAACGCGTGGTGGGACCTGCGCGGCAACCTCGGCCGCCGGTACGCCGCCGCGTCCGGCGACCGGAACCCGATCCACCTGTTCAAGCTCACCGCGCAGGCGTTCGGGTTCCCGCGCCAGATCGCGCACGGTATGTGGGCCAAGGCCGCCGCGCTCGCGTCCGTCCAGCGGGCCCGCGCGCTGCCGGACGCGTTCACGGTCCGCGTGGACTTCCGCAAGCCGTTGCTGCTCCCGTCCCGGGTCCAGTTCGGCTACCAGCAGACCGGCAAGACGACCGACTTCGCGCTGTACGACGAGTCACACGACCTCACCCACCTGATCGGACAGCTGCAGGAACGCTGAGGTCCGCGATCCGGTCGAGCACCTCACCGATCGGCGAGGCCTCCCACTTGCTGCCGTCCCGTTCGCGAACCGCGAGCTCGCCGCCGGCGGCTTCGCGGGCGCCGATGACCGCTTGGTACGGCGCCAACCGGTTCTCGCGGATCCGCGCGCCGAGGCTGCCCTCGTCCGCATGCGCGATCTCCACCCGCAGGCCCCGGTCCGAGGCGCGGCGGGCCACCTCGGCCGCGACCTTCTCCTCGTCGTCCGAGATCGGCAGTACGACGACCTGCACCGGCGCGAGCCACGCCGGGAACGCGCCGCCGTGCACCTCGATCAGCTGCGCCATCGCGCGTTCGATGCTGCCGACGATCGCCCGGTGCACCATCACCGGCCGGTGTTTGTTGCCGTCGGCACCGATGTACTCGAGCCCGAACGCGGCCGGCTGGTGGAAGTCGATCTGGACGGTCGACAGGCTGAACTCGCGGCCGGCCGAATCCATCATCTGGATGTCGATCTTCGGCCCGTAGAACGCCGCGTCGCCCGGCGCGTCCTCGTAGTCGACGCCCGCGTCCTCCAGCACCTCGCGGAGCAGCGCGGCCGCCTGCGCCCAGCTCGCCGCGTCACCGACGTACTTGCTCGACGGACTGTTGAACTCGGCATCGACCGACGGCAGCGCAAGGACGTACCGGGACGCCTCGATGCCCATGTCCGCGTACGCCTGGTTGATCAGCCGCAACGCGGACGCTGCTTCCGCGGCGACCTGGTCGAGGCGGCAGAAGATGTGCGCGTCGTTGAGCTGCATCGCACGCACCCGGCTCAGGCCGCCGATCGCTCCGGACAGCTCGGCGCGGTACTGGCCGCCGAGTTCGGAGATGCGCAGCGGGAGTTCGCGGTAGCTGTGCGACCGGGAGCGGTACATCAGCGCGTGGTGCGGGCAGATGCTCGGCCGCAGTACGAGCTCCTCGCCGCCGATGTCCATCGGCGGATACATGTCGTCGTGGTACTTCGCCCAGTGGCCGGAGATCTCGTACAGCTCCTTCTTGGCCATCACCGGCGAGTACACCTGCTGATAGCCGGCTCTTCGCTCGACCTCGGCGATGTAGCTCTCGAGCGCTCGCCGTACGGCGGCACCAGCCGGCAACCAGTAGGGCAGGCCCGCGCCGATGAGCGGGTCGGAGTCGAACAGGCCGAGCTCGCGGCCGATCTTGCGGTGGTCGTACATCGTGGTCTCCTCGTTCAGATGGGGGCGAGGGACCGCGGGCAAACGAGGAAGCCCCGGGGCACTCGCCCCGGGGCTTCGTTCGACAGTCAGCTGTCAGCGCGCCGGGACATACTCCGGCGTCGTCGTGACTACAGCGCGCTGCGACATGCTCCTAAGTTAGCAGATCCGAGTCCAGCCCGACCGGACGGATGAGCCCCTCCTGCGCGACGGACGCGATCAGCCGGCCGTCGACGGTGTAGAGCCGGCCGGTCGCGAAGCCGCGCGCTCCGGATGCCGACGGCGAGGCCTGGTCGTAGAGCAGCCACTCGTCGGCGCGGAACGGACGATGGAACCACAACGCGTGGTCGAGCGACGCGGGCTGGATCCGTCGGTCGCCGATCACGATGCCGTGCGGGAGCAGGCTCGCGCCGAGCAGAGTCAGGTCACTCGCATACGCAAGCACACACGCGTGCATCGCCGGCTCGTCAGGCAGCTTCCCTGCCGCGCGGATCCAGAACTGCCGCCCGGTCACACCTGCGAGCCGTACGTCGAGCGCCGCCCACTCGCGGTCCCAGTCCGCCGCGGACCGCCCGCTCTGCGCTTCCAGCACGGTCGCGAGCCGCGGCGCCTCTTCCGGCGGTACGGCGTCGTCCGGCATCGGGTCCTGGTGGTCGAGACCGGGCTCCGGTCGCTGGAACGACGCCGACATGTAGAAGATCGGCTTCCCGTGCTGGGACGCGACCACCCGGCGGCTGCTGAACGAGCCGCCGTCGCGTGTCGGCTCCGCGCGGTACACGATCGGTACCGAGGTGTCGCCGGCGCGCAGGAAGTACCCGTGCAGCGAGTGCACGACTCGTTCGGCGTCGACGGTCCGGCTGGCCGCGGCGAGCGCCTGGCCGAGGACCTGTCCGCCGAACACCCGCTGCATCGAGGTCTGCGGCTGACGACCGCGGAACAGGTCGACGTCGATCTTCTCCAGGTCGAGCAGCTCGACCAGATCCTCCAGCGACTCAGGCATGCCTCATCCTGACAGGCGCGAGCGCCGTACTAGCCCGTACGCACTGTGGAAACGATCACGTCGGGCTAGTTGTCGTCCTCGCGGTTCAGCTCGGCCAAAAACTGTTCCACCTCGGCACCGAGCTCGTCCGCGGACGGGGTGGAGTCGGCGAGCAGGCTCTTGCGGCTGAGTGAACCGGCCGCGGCGTCGTACTGGGTTTCGAGGGCCTTGACGACCGCGCTCGCGTCCTCGGAGGCGTCGACCTGCTCGTCGACCAGCCGGCCGGTGACGGCGGCCTCGTCGAGCAGGGCCTTGCTAGGGAGCAGCAGGCCGGTCGCGGCCGAGATCGCGTGCACGAGCGCGAGCGCGGCGCCCGGGAAGCGGTTCTCGGCCAAGTAGTGGGGCACGTGGACGGCGAAGCCCATCGCGTCCTTGCCGGCCTCGCCCAGGCGCACCTGCAGCATGGTGCCGGCGCTCGCGGGCAGCACCATCTCGCCGTCCCAGATGTTCGACCGGGTGACCAGCTCGGGCCGGGTCGCGTGCGCGGTCAGGCCGAGCGGCCGGGTGTGCGGCACGCCCATCGGGATGCCGTGCACGCCGACGGTCAGCGTCACGTTGTAGAGCTCGATGAGCTGTCGGACCGCACCGGCGAACCGGTCCCAGTGGTTGTCCGGCTCGGCGCCCTCGAGCAGCAGGAACTCGACGCCCGCGTCGTCGGTCAGCAGGTGCAGCGACAGGTGCGGCGGCGTGTAGTCGGTGAACCGGTCCTCGGCGAACGTCACCTCGGGCCGGCGGGCCCGGTAGTCGTGCAGCAGGTCGACGTCGAACCGCGCCAGCAACCGGTGGTCGAGCACCTCGAGCAGGTGGTCGGCGGTCACGCGCCCGGCCAGGCCGGCGTCCATGAAGCCGTCCAGCGAGTGCACCATGACCTTCGGCGTCGCCGCCGGGCCGGTCGCCACCGACTCGTCGACGATCTCGTAGAGGTCGTCCGGTCGCAGCATCGTCGTCTCCTTCGCAGTTGCCAGGCGCTTGCATTGTTTCCAACGCCGGGGCCTGACGGACAAATTCCGGGTGCCGGGAAGATTCCGGCGGTTCCACGACCCGGCACCGGCGCGACAAGGTTGGAAAGCGCTTGCTAGCTTTGTCCCGTGAGCCACGAACCCGCTTCCGCCCCGACCGTCATGCTGGCGATGAACGAGAGCAGCCGCGAGCGCGTGCTGGTCCCGTCCGTCGGGAAGCGCCTGGAGGCGGTCGCGACCGTCCTGCCGGTCGGTCCCGGTGCCAGTTTTTTGGCCGACCCCGCCGTACGCGCGGCGCTCCCGGACGTCGACGTACTGCTCACCGGCTGGGGCTGCCCGCGGATCGGCGCGGAGGTGCTGGACGCCGCCCCGAAGCTGCGGGCGATCCTGCACGCGGCCGGCTCGGTGAAGGCGATCGTGGACCCGATCGCGTTCGACCGGGGCATCCAGGTGTCGTCGGCGGCGACCGCGAACGCGCAGCCGGTCGCCGAGTTCACGGTGGCGGCGATCGTACTGGCCGGGAAGCGGGCGTTCCGGCTCGCGGCGCAGTACCGCCTGGAGCGGCGTAAGGCCGACCCGCACGCCATGCCGGGCAGCTACGGTACGACGGTCGGCCTGCTCGGAGCGTCCCGGATCGGGAAGATGGTCGCCGAGCGGTTGCGCGGGTTCGACCTCGACGTACTGATCAGCGATCCGTACCTGACCGCGGACGAGGCGGCCGCGCTGGGCGCGGAACTGGTCGACAACGACACGCTGTTCCGCCGCAGTGACATCCTCAGCGTGCACGCGCCGCTGCTGCCGGAGACCGTCGGGCTGGTCGACGCACGCCTGCTCGGTCTGCTGAAGGACGGCGCGTCGCTGATCAACACCGCGCGCGGCAAGATCATCGACGCCGACGCGCTGCTCCGCGAGTGCGCGTCCGGCCGGATCGACGCCGTCCTGGACGTCACCGACCCGGAGCCGCTGCCGCCGGACTCGCCGCTGCTCGACCTGCCGAACGTGTTCGTCACCCCCCACGTCGCCGGTGCCGTCGGCAACGAGATCGCCCGCCTCGGCGAACTCGCCGTCAGCGAACTCGAACGCCTCGTCTCCGGACAACCCCTGCTGCACGCCATCAGCCCCACCGAACTCGGAAGGCTCGCATGACCCACCTGATCCTCCCCGACACCGACCGGGTGCTGTCTCGTCAGACCGGGTGGACGCGCAGGCATTGGGAAGCGCTGGCCGATCATCTGCTCGACTCGCTCGTGCCGTACTTCTCCCCCGGTGCCTCGCTGGTCGAACTGCCCGGCCGCCCGAGCCGGTCCGGTACGGCGTCCGACGCGCTGGAAGGCTTCGCGCGATCGTTCATGCTCGCCGCGTTCCGGATCGCCGGCGTGCAGGGCAAGGGCTGCGAGCAGTTGACCGAGCGGTACGCGCGCGGCGTCGCGAACGGTGCGAACCCGGACCACCCCGAGGCGTGGCTGCGGCTCACCCCGCGCTCGCAGCAGATGGTCGAAGCAGCGGCGATCGCGGTGTCGCTGCACGAGACCCGCGAGTGGATCTGGGACCGGCTCGACACCCGCGCCCAGGAGCACGTCGCCGAGTGGCTCGGCGGTTTCAACGGCTCGACGACGCATGACAACAACTGGCGGTTGTTCCAGGTGGTCAGCGAGCAGTTCCTCGCGTCGGTCGGAGCGCCGTACCGGCAGGAGGACATCGACGGCGGCCTCGACCGGATCGAGGACTGGTACGTCGGCAACGGCTGGTACTCCGACGGCGACGGGCAGAACTTCGACAACTACATCGGCTGGGCGATGCACCTGTATCCGGGCCTGTGGGCGCGGATGGCCGCGGCGACGCCGGGAGCGCAGTACGAGGACCGGTTGAAGCTGTACAAGGAGCGGATCCGGCTGTTCCTGGAAGACGCCGTTCATTTCGTCGGGAACGACGGGGCGCCGATCTACCAGGGGCGGTCGCTGACGTACCGGATGGCCGCCGCGGCGCCGTACTGGATGGGCGCACTCCTCGACTCGACGCCGCTGACGCCCGGTGAGACGCGGCGGCTGTGCTCCGGGATCGCGCGGCACTTCGTCCAGCACGGGGTGCCGGACGAGCGCGGGGTGCTGACGCTCGGGTGGTACGACACGTTCCTGCCGACGACACAGCAGTACTCCGGGCCCGGGTCACCGTACTGGGCTTCGAAGGGGTTCGTCGGGTTGATCCTGCCGCCGGAGCATCCGGTGTGGTCGGATCCGGAGGACTCGATTCCGCTCGACGACGCCGATCAGCAGAGGGCGATGCCGGAGCCGGGGTGGATCCTGCACGGGAGCCGGCACGACCAGGTGGTGCAACTGGTGAACCACGGCGCCGACCACGCGCCGGTTGCGGAGCCTGACGGTGTCGAGCCGGCGGGCGATCCGCACTACAACCGGTTGGCGTACGCGAACCACGCCGGGCCGGATCTGTCGGACCGCGAGCCCGGCATCGACAACCTGATCTCGCTGGTCACTCCGGACGGAACTGCGAGCGGACGCGGGCGAATCCGGCGACTCGGGGTCGAGGGGCGTACGGCGTCCTCCTGGCACAAGGCATGGCTGGGATCCGACGGCCCGTGGAAGATCGAGATCACCTCACTCGTGCGGAACGGCTGGGAGATCCGCTGCGCTTTGGTCGAAGGACCAGCTGGCGCCACCGTCCGCACCGCCGGCTTCGCCGTAGCCGGCAACTCGTTGCCCGAAGCAACCTCCACCGAAGCGGCCGCCGCTGCACGGAACGCGGACGGGTTGTTGTCTGCTGTTGTTGGTTTGTACGGGTATGAGGCGGCTGGGGTGCACCGCGCGGTGGGAGTGAACCCGTTCGGAGTGCACTCGGCCACGCCGTACCTGACTGCACCGCATCACGGTGAGCCGCTGATGCTGGTGAACGCCGTGCTGCTGACCCGCGACGCGCTCCGGCCAGAGGCGCTTGCTGAGGGCATCCAGGTGCGGGTGGACGGGACGACCGTCCGGATCGGCCTGCCCGGCGGCGATACCGAGGTGGTGGAGTTGGGCAGAGTAGATTGACGGGATGAGCACGTACGAGAAACTCCTGCAGGAACAGATCGGGAACGAATTCACGGCGTCGCAGCAGTACGTGGCAGTCGCTGTCTGGTACGACGAGCAGGATCTCCCACGGCTGGCTGCGCACTTCTACAAGCAGTCCCTGGAAGAGCGCAACCACGCGATGATGATGGTTCAGTACCTGCTCGACAAGGACATCCGGCCGCACATCCCGCCGGTCGGTGAGGTGGAGTCGGACTTCAGGACCGCGATCGACCCGCTGGAGCTCGCGCTGGCACAGGAGATCA includes the following:
- the thrS gene encoding threonine--tRNA ligase — protein: MPAVPRPHLNEETTMYDHRKIGRELGLFDSDPLIGAGLPYWLPAGAAVRRALESYIAEVERRAGYQQVYSPVMAKKELYEISGHWAKYHDDMYPPMDIGGEELVLRPSICPHHALMYRSRSHSYRELPLRISELGGQYRAELSGAIGGLSRVRAMQLNDAHIFCRLDQVAAEAASALRLINQAYADMGIEASRYVLALPSVDAEFNSPSSKYVGDAASWAQAAALLREVLEDAGVDYEDAPGDAAFYGPKIDIQMMDSAGREFSLSTVQIDFHQPAAFGLEYIGADGNKHRPVMVHRAIVGSIERAMAQLIEVHGGAFPAWLAPVQVVVLPISDDEEKVAAEVARRASDRGLRVEIAHADEGSLGARIRENRLAPYQAVIGAREAAGGELAVRERDGSKWEASPIGEVLDRIADLSVPAAVRSGG
- a CDS encoding acyl-CoA thioesterase, with translation MPESLEDLVELLDLEKIDVDLFRGRQPQTSMQRVFGGQVLGQALAAASRTVDAERVVHSLHGYFLRAGDTSVPIVYRAEPTRDGGSFSSRRVVASQHGKPIFYMSASFQRPEPGLDHQDPMPDDAVPPEEAPRLATVLEAQSGRSAADWDREWAALDVRLAGVTGRQFWIRAAGKLPDEPAMHACVLAYASDLTLLGASLLPHGIVIGDRRIQPASLDHALWFHRPFRADEWLLYDQASPSASGARGFATGRLYTVDGRLIASVAQEGLIRPVGLDSDLLT
- a CDS encoding proteasome assembly chaperone family protein, yielding MLRPDDLYEIVDESVATGPAATPKVMVHSLDGFMDAGLAGRVTADHLLEVLDHRLLARFDVDLLHDYRARRPEVTFAEDRFTDYTPPHLSLHLLTDDAGVEFLLLEGAEPDNHWDRFAGAVRQLIELYNVTLTVGVHGIPMGVPHTRPLGLTAHATRPELVTRSNIWDGEMVLPASAGTMLQVRLGEAGKDAMGFAVHVPHYLAENRFPGAALALVHAISAATGLLLPSKALLDEAAVTGRLVDEQVDASEDASAVVKALETQYDAAAGSLSRKSLLADSTPSADELGAEVEQFLAELNREDDN
- a CDS encoding hydroxyacid dehydrogenase produces the protein MSHEPASAPTVMLAMNESSRERVLVPSVGKRLEAVATVLPVGPGASFLADPAVRAALPDVDVLLTGWGCPRIGAEVLDAAPKLRAILHAAGSVKAIVDPIAFDRGIQVSSAATANAQPVAEFTVAAIVLAGKRAFRLAAQYRLERRKADPHAMPGSYGTTVGLLGASRIGKMVAERLRGFDLDVLISDPYLTADEAAALGAELVDNDTLFRRSDILSVHAPLLPETVGLVDARLLGLLKDGASLINTARGKIIDADALLRECASGRIDAVLDVTDPEPLPPDSPLLDLPNVFVTPHVAGAVGNEIARLGELAVSELERLVSGQPLLHAISPTELGRLA
- a CDS encoding DUF2264 domain-containing protein yields the protein MTHLILPDTDRVLSRQTGWTRRHWEALADHLLDSLVPYFSPGASLVELPGRPSRSGTASDALEGFARSFMLAAFRIAGVQGKGCEQLTERYARGVANGANPDHPEAWLRLTPRSQQMVEAAAIAVSLHETREWIWDRLDTRAQEHVAEWLGGFNGSTTHDNNWRLFQVVSEQFLASVGAPYRQEDIDGGLDRIEDWYVGNGWYSDGDGQNFDNYIGWAMHLYPGLWARMAAATPGAQYEDRLKLYKERIRLFLEDAVHFVGNDGAPIYQGRSLTYRMAAAAPYWMGALLDSTPLTPGETRRLCSGIARHFVQHGVPDERGVLTLGWYDTFLPTTQQYSGPGSPYWASKGFVGLILPPEHPVWSDPEDSIPLDDADQQRAMPEPGWILHGSRHDQVVQLVNHGADHAPVAEPDGVEPAGDPHYNRLAYANHAGPDLSDREPGIDNLISLVTPDGTASGRGRIRRLGVEGRTASSWHKAWLGSDGPWKIEITSLVRNGWEIRCALVEGPAGATVRTAGFAVAGNSLPEATSTEAAAAARNADGLLSAVVGLYGYEAAGVHRAVGVNPFGVHSATPYLTAPHHGEPLMLVNAVLLTRDALRPEALAEGIQVRVDGTTVRIGLPGGDTEVVELGRVD
- a CDS encoding ferritin yields the protein MSTYEKLLQEQIGNEFTASQQYVAVAVWYDEQDLPRLAAHFYKQSLEERNHAMMMVQYLLDKDIRPHIPPVGEVESDFRTAIDPLELALAQEITVTKQIETLARTARDESDYVGEQFMQWFLKEQVEEVAAMKTLVNVAKRAGDNLFHLEDFLAREVVGDTGADPTAPAAAGGAV